TCCATTCCTGAATCTTTAGCTGCCGAGCTGACaatttattaagctttaCTGCCTGAGGTACACAATTCTCTTTGATCTTTCTTcacttcatcttttcttcttcatcttctctccttgATCCCTACTTTCTACGAACTCAAGGCCTCTCAATTGGTTTCAGTTAGTTTCCACGTCTCTTGGGTTCCCCGCTGCGCAAGTTCCGCTGACCAACCAGCTCCAAGCTGAGAAGCTTTGGAATTTTCTCTCCGCGGCCTCCGTCCATTCGATAGCGGATGCGATAGCCGAGTACGCGAACCTTGATTATACCTGGATTCGCTGAGGGATTGATCGCATTGATTGATCCTGATCCTGCTACTAACAGGTACCTGCTGCTACGATCCGGCAGCAACAAGCCACTGCCCAGAAAGCGCACCACGCTGCATCCGCCGAGCGCTGAGGCCCCTGGCTCGCAGCTAAATAACGCCAAGGGCCACTGACACACGCGATCACACGCACACTGCCGCTTCCCACCTGCTCGGTATACATCATCCAGCCCACTGTGCTGTATTATAAATTTGCGGCCGGTACCTGGCGCTGGAAAACCGCTAGGTCGCGCTGTCGGGCACATCTCGACGGAATAACGGACATAGTTGACCGACGTCATTTTAGGGCTCTGCTTAGAGCTCGCAACCCGGCAGGCATCCCAGCGCTTCATCTCAGTCTCCGGACGGAACGAACTAGAGACTTTCTCTCCGCAATTGACGGCGTCCAAGGGCGGCGGAATAGTCCAGAAGACGGCGGAAAGAAGCTTAAAGGAGACGTCTGTCCAGTGAGGCTGCGGTCAAAAGGGCCCACGACCTGCGGAACGCTTGGATAAGAAGCTGAGCTCTTCCGTCACAgccgcctccgccgcgcCGCCAAGATCCGGCCGACGTCTCTCTATCTCTTTGATACCACTGTCTGCTTGTGTCCGTCTATTATCACTGACCTCCGCGGTATCCTGCCTTCCACccggcagcagctcatccgGGATCCTACAAGCCATCACTTCATTTCTCGGTCCCAACAGCATCTCCACCGCTGCCCTCCTTGAATACGCGTATCTGGAGCGGCCACATTCGTCCGTTTCTCTGCCTCCCTGGCTCGTCCGGACACAAGAGAAGTCTCCGGGAACAGCTCTAGGCCCTGTAGGACTCGCTGGTTCTAGGTGTTTTCTCGCCCCCCCAGACAGCCCACTACTTTCAATTCTCACAGGGAACTGCGCCGtcagctttttttattcttcgtCAATTACAGCAACTCCGTGCCCGAGCTGCTGCACGCACACACAACCTCTTGCCCCTGTCTCACGAGAAAGCAGTTGGGTCAGGCAACatcacttcttcttccttgcttGTGAATATCTGTTCACGCGCTACCAGAAAATCTCCCTGGTTTTTCTTCCAGTTTATCTGTGCCTGGTGCACTTTGATTCGTATTGGCCACTTttggattttctttttttttttcttctcgtcttTCCTTGCTACATTTTCCTGGTGCATTTGCTTTGCTGTCACGCgtgttttctcttcttttaccGCTCTCAGTCACCCCAGTTTCGGGGTTTGACAGTGACCCGGCTTTATTATTTACACCCCACGTTCTCCCCGCTGGTGACATGTGAAATTGCCCACGCAGACTTGGTCATGTCGTCAAAAGCTTCACCCGTCACTCACAAGCAGCCTAGAATATTGGCTTGTGTGCTGTGCCAGCATCGCAAGATCAAATGCGACAGGAACTCACCATGTTCCAACTGCATCAAGGTGCGCGATACACTTCTCTCTGACTCGGCCCGCTAGCTCCAAGGTCTCATTCACATGCTGTTCCATCTTCCGCCCTATTCTTCAGTCTCCCGGATTTAAGCTCCCAACCGCTAAGAGCATGCTCGGAGCGAATGAAGCAGCAGAGGAAATGAACCCTTCCAGCTCTCTGGCCAACATTTGATTCGAAAACAAGCTTACATTGCCCCAGGCCAATGTCACCTGCACTCCTAGtacgccagcgccagctcgtAAACGCCGCCGCCCGAACCAAGATCTTCAGGAACGACTTGCTCGATGTGAGGAACTACTCAAGCAGTATGCCAACGGCTCCGTGCCGATACCTggccctcctcttcctcccccTCCAACGCCCGCTCAACGCCCGCTGCCACCATTTCCAGCAACCCCCTCCAATTCAATCGCGCCATCCTCAGAGGCACCTGTCGCTACACCGGCCAGCATCGACTCAACCGTGTCGCGGAAGCCAAGTACTCTCATAGTcagagaagatggcaatgTCCGATTTATGGATAGTTACATCTGGACCAGTGTATATGAGGAGGTGAGTGGAATTCATGACCTATGAACGGGTTTACCCAGGTCCTCGAGCTGCTTAATCAAAGTTATGCCACCTTCTTTTTGGTATTCCTTCaaattactagtagtaaAAAAACGCTGACATGAAGCGGATGATGTAGCTCCAAAAAATGCGAGAAATCGTAGAGACCGATGACCCAGAAGACTCCAGCCTTCTCGGCTCAGATGAGCTCACCCCTGACAATGTTGCGGATCTGGTTCTTTCGGCCGACATGTTTAACTCGAGTACTGAAGACCTGCAACCTGATCCCATCCACATCTTCCGGCTCTGGCAGCTATATCTCGACCGCGTCAACCCTCTTTTCAAAGTCATCCACGTACCGACCACGCAACCCTTTGTGATGGAAGCGGCTAGCAATATGAGTAACCTACCGCTACACTACCAGGCCCTTATgttctccatctttgccatggccagtGTGTCCATGACTTCTGCGGAGTGCATACAGACAATTGGCATCTCTCGCGAGGCCGCCATTCAAAGGTTCAACACTGGCACCAAATCGGCTTTGATCAGGTATAGTTTTCTCAAAAACCACAATATGACTGCGCTGCAAGCTGTGGCTCTTTACTTGGTGAGTTTTACACCGGATacactcttcttttctttctcatccaTGACAGGGTGTGACTAACGCATCTTTAGCTTTCGTTGGAAGGGCGCTATGACAGACATGCCCAATGGGTTATCAGCGGAGCCATTGTGCGAATAGCGCAAAAAATGGGTTACCATCGAGATGGATCACAGCTTGACTTGAATCCCTTCGAAACCGAGATGCGCAGACGCATTTGGTGGCACATCATGATGCTCGACGCCAAATGTGCCATGATTTCTGGCCTGAGTTCGACATGGCTGACCAACAACTGGGACACTAAGAAGCCTCGGAACGTGAATGATGCGGACCTATACCCCGGCTCGACTGAACCCGTTGCAGAACGTGATGGCCCAACCGAAATGGCATTTGTCATGGTTGTGACAGAAATGTTTCGCTTTAAACTAGAAGCAGATGGCTCAAACGAATCTCGTGCGTTCGAGGCTGCCATCATGGGGCAGACGCTCGATGAAAGCGATCCAGAAAGCAATACCAAAGCCATTTTTGAAAAATTTCGGACCAAGGCTGCGGAactggaagagaagctgaagttTATTGAGAAGAATTATGTCGACGTCAGGGCTGGAAATGCTCACGCTGCAGCCATCGCTATCCGGCCAATGCTCACAAATCGATTATCAGAGATGCTCGTTCCCATGGAGGAGCAAGCAGAGTGGGGAGCTGAGATATTCGGCCCCAAGGACAACTTTTTCAAGGTTTTGCTAATGATGATGGAACACAAGACAGAAGCACATGAGCAAATGGTCGCTGCTGGCTTTCAGTGGTTCATGCGCCAACACTTTCAGCTTGACGTGTTTGCAGTTTTCACAGGGCTACTCCACGATCGCCCTATAGGAAGACTTTCTGATCGCGCCTGGGCCGTCATGGACAAAATATATCTCGACCACCCTGACTTTACAGATATGACGATTAAGCAACATGTCGCGCAAGCCCAATTTGTGCTCAAAGCCTGGCGGGCTCGAGAGACCGCTTATGCCCAAACCGGCCAGCGGATTGATGTTCCCGATTTCATAAGCCGACTCCGGGACGTGGTACCTTTCAACGAATCCAAATCGTCAGGTCAGGGATCCGTCACATCCCCTGCGATAGCCAcacctcagcagcagcccatggcGGGATTCAACCAGTTCCTAGGTGGCTATCTCGATGTTTCCACCGTAAACTGGGAAATGTTTGGGGAATTTTTACCAAGTAGCGGAGAACAGCTCTCTACTGCTATGTTTGAGGGATACCCCATGGACAACCTTAATATGGGCAATCTGGGCTAGAGCTGATGATTTTAGACAAGCTCTGCCGATGTGTCGCGTTACGCTGAAGAGAAGGTGGAAAACCCATACGCATATGCTTGTGAGGAGCACAGAGTGTACGGTTGACCGGAGGGCAATTTTAGTTGAGCTAGAGTTGTCAAATGTCTCTACATTGAAAGCAGCTTCCCTTTCTCCTCTTGtatttcactttttttttttttttttttctattctgTTCATTTCTCTTGATTTGTTTactacatcttcatctcctctattttgctttttgcacGGGGCGTTCAGGTCGACATAGAGTTGGTCTCCTCTCTCCCTGGACATACGAATCGCCACAAAACAtaatcattcttcttcattgtgTCGGGTATGTGTGGCTTTCAACACGATATCATGTACGATTGAAATGGAGCCACTCCAGCGTTTATCTTATTTGCTATTTTGCGTATTGCACATTTTCTGCCACTGGGCGACATATTGTGTGGACTTGGATGAGCTTTCGAGTATGCAGCGGATGGAAATTGGTCACAATGCGTGATTATGTACAACATGGAAGGCGCTCGCATGatgtgtgtgtatatattattatctATTCAGTCGGTATATACTCGTGGCATTCTGTGCACATTAATCTACCAAGCTTAGTCACTGAAGCCGAATTTGATTCTCTGTTCCATATAGCGTCCTTTATTTCTTTCTattccttgtccttctctgCAGTCGATAGTTGGATAGTAAGCATGTGAGAGTTGTTCAATCGATTATCGATGTGATGTCGGGGGTATAGTGGCAGCTTGGTGGTGATATTCTTGATGGTGACGGTTCTCACCTAGATGCGACAATTCAGCAGCAGTTTTGCAACAGAAGCATTGTCTCTCTGCCGGCGTGGCATACCTATCGTGGCTGGCGAGAGGTAACGGTGACCCTGTTCGGCGAGGAAAGCTATCGTGTCGTATTTGTAGGTCAGACCGCTAGATACCTGCTCTTGGTCAGCGTATTCTATTTGGAAGAGACCAGCAAAGTTGGATAATGGGGTAAAGCTAAAGGGCATCCGGTTGGTGCCAATA
This portion of the Trichoderma atroviride chromosome 6, complete sequence genome encodes:
- a CDS encoding uncharacterized protein (EggNog:ENOG41), translated to MSSKASPVTHKQPRILACVLCQHRKIKCDRNSPCSNCIKANVTCTPSTPAPARKRRRPNQDLQERLARCEELLKQYANGSVPIPGPPLPPPPTPAQRPLPPFPATPSNSIAPSSEAPVATPASIDSTVSRKPSTLIVREDGNVRFMDSYIWTSVYEELQKMREIVETDDPEDSSLLGSDELTPDNVADLVLSADMFNSSTEDLQPDPIHIFRLWQLYLDRVNPLFKVIHVPTTQPFVMEAASNMSNLPLHYQALMFSIFAMASVSMTSAECIQTIGISREAAIQRFNTGTKSALIRYSFLKNHNMTALQAVALYLVSFTPDTLFFSFSSMTGCD
- a CDS encoding uncharacterized protein (EggNog:ENOG41), translated to MGYHRDGSQLDLNPFETEMRRRIWWHIMMLDAKCAMISGLSSTWLTNNWDTKKPRNVNDADLYPGSTEPVAERDGPTEMAFVMVVTEMFRFKLEADGSNESRAFEAAIMGQTLDESDPESNTKAIFEKFRTKAAELEEKLKFIEKNYVDVRAGNAHAAAIAIRPMLTNRLSEMLVPMEEQAEWGAEIFGPKDNFFKVLLMMMEHKTEAHEQMVAAGFQWFMRQHFQLDVFAVFTGLLHDRPIGRLSDRAWAVMDKIYLDHPDFTDMTIKQHVAQAQFVLKAWRARETAYAQTGQRIDVPDFISRLRDVVPFNESKSSGQGSVTSPAIATPQQQPMAGFNQFLGGYLDVSTVNWEMFGEFLPSSGEQLSTAMFEGYPMDNLNMGNLG